TGAGAAGGCAGCTCCCTAAATCCCCCAGAGGGGGACTTAACGAGGTAAATATAATAACACGTAAGTGCAACATAGTTAGTAAAATATCTGTTACGTTTTGTTATTTAGTCATTTAAGTCCCCCTTTGGGGGATCTAGGGGGCTGTAGTTTTGAGGTTTACAGAACGGAAATATTTTTTGAATAACCCGGCTAGTAAAGTTCGCACAGAAACAACGGGGAAATAAACTAAATGACTTTTTTTGCGAAGATCTATTAGAAAATAGCAAGAAATAATAATAACTTCGGAGGAAACACCATGTTCGGTAACCCCAAACGTTACATCCGAATGAGTATAGACGCAGCGCGCTGCGTCTCTCTCCTGGTAGTTGCAGCGCTCCTGGCCTCGCCCGTGCAGGCAGCCAAGGCCAAAAAAGAAGCTCCCCTTCAGGACCAGGTTCTCTCCGCCATGAAGAACGCGACTCGGTACATGGTCGAAACGGTCAGTACGAACGGCGGGTATGTATGGAGCTACCTGCCCGACCTCTCGCGCCGCTGGGGCGAGATGGAAGCCTATGACACGATGATCTGGATGCAGCCACCCGGGACCACGAGCATGGGCCATCTTTTCCTCGACGCTTATCACGCCACCGGGGACCCCTATTTCTTCCAGGCGGCGGAAAAGGCAGCCAACGCGGCCATCTGGGGGCAGCTCGACTGTGGCGGCTGGAATTACATCGTGGACTTTGCAGGCGACCGCTCCCTCAAGTCCTGGTACAACACCATCGGCAAAAATGGCTGGCGCCTGGAGGAATTCCAGCACTACTACGGCAACGCCACATTCGATGACGATGTCTCATCCGATGCGGCTAAATTTCTCCTCAGAATGTACCTCGAAAACCTGGACCCAAAATACAAGTATCCTCTGGACAAGGCCATCGACTTTGTGCTCAAGAGCCAGTACCCGATCGGCGGCTGGCCTCAGCGCTATCCTCTCAGGTATGATTTCGTCCACCACGGAAAGCCGGATTACACCTCCTTCTTCACTTTCAACGATGATGTGGTATGGGAGAATGTAAATTTCCTCACGCTGTGCTACCTGACCCTGGGCGAGGAACGTTTTCTCGATCCCATTAACCGGGGAATGAACTTCTACATCGTCACCCAACAGGGTGCGCCTCAGGCTGGCTGGGGCCAGCAGTACACCATGGACCTCAAACCCGCCGGCGCCCGGACATACGAGCCGAACGCTCTCCTGCCCGGCTATACCGCAGTTCATATCCGTCTTCTGGAGCGCTTCTACCGCCTCACCGGCGAGAGCAAGTTCCTGATGGGTATTCCAGCGGCGCTCGACTGGCTGGAGAAATGCCGTCTCCCGGAAAGCATGTCCGAGGGAGGGAAGTACACCCACCCGGTCTTCGTGGAAATAGGCACAGACAAGCCGCTTTTCGTGCATCGCAAGGGATCCAATGTCATCCACGGCTTCTATTATGTGAACAACAGCGATGCTCTCCCGAACGTTCATTACGGTATGAAACAGAATTTCAATGTGGCTCAGCTACGCAAGGAATTCGAGGCTCTAAAGGCGATGACCGTGGAAGAGGCCACGAAGGACTCCCCGTTCCTCCACGGCCGGTACACCGGCAAAGTGATGCCGCAGAGATATTATGATGTGAAGAGCCAGAGCTTTACCGCTTCCGCCATGAACTACTCCAAACGCCCGGCCCCGAGCGAGGAACAGGTAAGGAAGATTCTCGCGGCTCTCGACAGCCAGAACCGCTGGCTGGTGAAACATGAGGAAACAAGCCATCCCTATATTGGCGATGGAGTCAAAACCGAGCCGACCGACGCCTATGCATCGACAAACATGGGCGATGAAACCGACACCTCGCCCTACCGCGACACTTCCGACCAGGACTACATTTCCACAAATGCATTCATCCGGAATATGACCGTCCTCATCAACTACGTGAATGCGATGAAAGGGCAGCAGAAATAAAAAACAAGGGGATGTTATAATGAAAAAGGGGCGGGCAGGAATGTTCGCCCATTTTTTTTGAAATAAATGTATTGACAAATATAGTGACAGGATTATATTATAAGAAATGATATTTTATTGTGACAAAATTATTGACATAATACTTCATTGTTACTTCTAAACTGAAGGAGGTGACCAAAAATGGCACGTGGACGCCGTTACTCCAGTTCCAGACATAGCCCTGGCCCGATGACATCACTGAGGGGGTTTGATGGGGAAGTACCAGAATCTCGTAACAACATTCCTTCACTCAACAAGGAAACTTTAGTAATAATACTAGTACTTGTAATTGTTGGGATTATTTGGTTCCTTCGCCTTGTACATTGGATATGAGGTTAAATGAACACGAAGGTGCCGGACAATCTGTAATGTACGACTTATTATTGCTCCGGTGAATAAACAGTGAAACTGGAAAACGTCATGCCGAACTTGTTTCGGCATCTATTGTAAAAAGCGGGAAATTGTTTTTATACATAAAGCAGGCTTTGTCTCTTTCCTCTCACTCCACCGCCAGTTTCTCCCTCTTGAACCGTTTCATCGAAAGCATCACCAGAACCATATCCAGCGCAAAAAGAAAGCCGAAAATCACCGCAGCCGCATGGACACCGTTCACCGAATCCAGCCAAAGAGAGATGCTTTTCCTCATCACTGAAGGCAGCAAAGTGTAAAGCATCGTGGGGAGAACGGAAATGATGATAATCCCGAAGCTCAGTGTCTGCAATGCTTGACGGACAGTGGCGGCGCGGAGCGAAACGAGAATCCCGGCGCTCACCGCGAACCCGGTCCCCAGAATGGAGGCCAGCATCCCGACAGCAAGAAAGCTGACCGGGAGAAAAATAATTCCTCCGCCAAAAAACCGGAGATTCACCGTGATGATCCCGGTAATGATGATGAGGAAGGTCATGACGAGGGCATACAGCATGGAGGCGAAGAGTTTTCCCAGCAGAATGGCGGTGTCGGAAAGACGGCTGGCGAGAAGGGTCTCCAGGGTGTGACGTTCCCGTTCACCGGCGATGGAATCAGCGATGATATTGACGGCCAGGAGGAGCGGAATCCAGGTCCAGGCGATCAGAGAAACCGGCGATTGGATCCAGGCTTTCCCGAACTGCAGCGGCATGACTATACCGAGAACCAGGAGCGGGACTACCATCATAAGAACTGTGCTCCGTGAGGAGCCGCGCTGGTGGAAATATTCCTTAGCCTCTTTCCAGATGACAGTCAGTATGTCCGATATCATTTTTCCTCCTCCATGAGAGTGAGGAATGCCTCCTCCAGGCTCGCTTTCCCTTTGCGGACTTCCTCTATTTCTGCTCCGGCCTGTACCAGGAACCTTATCACCGGCGACATGGGGGCTTCTCCTGCAGAAGCGATCCAGAGACGGCCGTTTTCATGTTCGACTGATTCTATATTGGGACGTTCTCGCAGGGATTCGAGCATCCCTTCAGTGAAACCCTGCCCGATTATCTCCGTGCGGGCTTTACCGCTCCGGGTACGGAGCTCGTCGGGATGACCGACAGTAATCAGTTTTCCACGGTTGATCACACCGACCATGGCGCAGAGCTTTTCCGCTTCAGTTAGGTTGTGGGTTGTGAGAAATATCGTTATGCCTTCGCGCGCGGACAGTGCAGCCAGGTCGTCGCGCAAAGCAGCGGATGCCACCGGGTCGAGACCGGCGGTCGGCTCATCAAGAAAAATCAGTGAGGGACGGTGCAAGATCGTCCGCGCCACCGCCAGTTTCTGTTTCATCCCGCGGCTCCAGGTTCCGACCCGTTCGTTCCGACGTTCCCAGTGGCCGAAATGGGTAAGCAGCTCCCGGATGCGGGCCTGGCGCTCCGGGCGGGGCATGCGCCATGCCCGGCCATAGAACTCGAGGTTATCCCCGGCGCTGAGACGCTCGTAGAGGCCGGTGTATTCGAGGAGCGCTCCGGTTTTTTCCCGTACAGCCCCTGCCTGGGAGCGTATTTCGCATCCCAGCACCTCTGCATGGCCGCCGGTCGGTTCGAGAAGCCCGAGAAGCAGCCGGATCATGGTGGTCTTTCCTGCGCCGTTCGGTCCGAGAAAA
The Candidatus Latescibacter sp. genome window above contains:
- a CDS encoding pectate lyase; this translates as MFGNPKRYIRMSIDAARCVSLLVVAALLASPVQAAKAKKEAPLQDQVLSAMKNATRYMVETVSTNGGYVWSYLPDLSRRWGEMEAYDTMIWMQPPGTTSMGHLFLDAYHATGDPYFFQAAEKAANAAIWGQLDCGGWNYIVDFAGDRSLKSWYNTIGKNGWRLEEFQHYYGNATFDDDVSSDAAKFLLRMYLENLDPKYKYPLDKAIDFVLKSQYPIGGWPQRYPLRYDFVHHGKPDYTSFFTFNDDVVWENVNFLTLCYLTLGEERFLDPINRGMNFYIVTQQGAPQAGWGQQYTMDLKPAGARTYEPNALLPGYTAVHIRLLERFYRLTGESKFLMGIPAALDWLEKCRLPESMSEGGKYTHPVFVEIGTDKPLFVHRKGSNVIHGFYYVNNSDALPNVHYGMKQNFNVAQLRKEFEALKAMTVEEATKDSPFLHGRYTGKVMPQRYYDVKSQSFTASAMNYSKRPAPSEEQVRKILAALDSQNRWLVKHEETSHPYIGDGVKTEPTDAYASTNMGDETDTSPYRDTSDQDYISTNAFIRNMTVLINYVNAMKGQQK
- a CDS encoding ABC transporter permease subunit, whose protein sequence is MISDILTVIWKEAKEYFHQRGSSRSTVLMMVVPLLVLGIVMPLQFGKAWIQSPVSLIAWTWIPLLLAVNIIADSIAGERERHTLETLLASRLSDTAILLGKLFASMLYALVMTFLIIITGIITVNLRFFGGGIIFLPVSFLAVGMLASILGTGFAVSAGILVSLRAATVRQALQTLSFGIIIISVLPTMLYTLLPSVMRKSISLWLDSVNGVHAAAVIFGFLFALDMVLVMLSMKRFKREKLAVE
- a CDS encoding ABC transporter ATP-binding protein, translated to MNTFAIRTDNLVRDFKTVRAVDHVSLEVPSGIVFGFLGPNGAGKTTMIRLLLGLLEPTGGHAEVLGCEIRSQAGAVREKTGALLEYTGLYERLSAGDNLEFYGRAWRMPRPERQARIRELLTHFGHWERRNERVGTWSRGMKQKLAVARTILHRPSLIFLDEPTAGLDPVASAALRDDLAALSAREGITIFLTTHNLTEAEKLCAMVGVINRGKLITVGHPDELRTRSGKARTEIIGQGFTEGMLESLRERPNIESVEHENGRLWIASAGEAPMSPVIRFLVQAGAEIEEVRKGKASLEEAFLTLMEEEK